GTGGTCCACACCACCGGCCTGTCGATGGCGTCGGCCAGCTGTTGCCACGTCAGCCCCTTGGCCAGGCGCGCGACGACGATCTGTTCGGTGAGTTCGGTTCTCGTCATGGGTCCCAGCATGCACGCCGGCCGCCGGGGCCGCGCCTCAGCCCGGTTTGGTCGCGGTGACCAGCCGCGTGGCGAACCACGGGCCGCCGTACCACATCCGCCAGCCGAGGTTGCGCCGCCGCACGCTGCGCCAGCCCAGTTCGCGCAGCCGCTCGGCGTGCTGACGCGTCTCCCAGAGGTCCGCGATCGCGAGCCGGCCGCCCGGCCGCAGCACGCGTGCGGCTTCGTCGAGCGCCTGCCGTCGGCCCGCGTGGCCGCCGATGTTGTGGATGGCCAGGTTGCTCACGATCACGTCGACGCTCTCGTCGGGCAGCGGGAGCGCGGTCATGTCGGCGGTGTGCACCTCGATGCGGTCTGCGACGCCTTCGGCGACCGCGTTGGCCAGCGTGGCCTGCTGCGAGTTGTCCGTCTGGTCCGCCTGCCACAGGTCGACACCGATCGCACGGCCTCGCGGCAACCGCTTGGCCGCCGCCAGCAGCACCGCGCCCCGCCCACAGCCGAGGTCGAGCACCGTCTCGTCGCCGGTGAGCCGCAGATCGCTCAGAACGCGGTCCCACACAACGAATTTCCCGGACCGCGTCGCGTAGATGTACAGCAGTGCGTTTCCCGCGATGCCGGCGCTCGACACCGCGGCCAGGGCCGCCCTGAGCCGCTTGCCGCGCGCCCAGCCGATGCCCGCCCACACGGCCAGGGCGGCGGCTTGCGCGCCGATGCCTATCGCCTGGGTTCGTGCCGAGAATCTATGAAAAGAGCCGTCGACTCCGTAATCGCCCTGATGGTCATGCACGCCCCACAGCTTACGACTCAGCAAGTCGCCGAAGGTTTTTCATGCCCCCTCACCACCGGCCGTGATGCACCACCTCGGAGAACGGCCGGCGATTCGGCGTGCGGATCGGGCGCAGCGGACGGTCGGCGGGGTAGCCCACCCCGAGCAGGAAGGCCACCAGGTGATCGTCGGGCACGCCCAGGATGGCGCGCGCTTTCTCCTGGTCGCCCACCGACGAGTGGCCGGTCCCGATTCCCAGGTCGGTGGCCGCGATCATCATCGCCATGGTGGCCTGGCCGATGTCGTAGTTGTCGGTGACCACCCGGCGTTCATCGGGCGGCACCGGCGCCACGATCGCGATCGCGGCCGGCGCCGCGGCGATGTGGCCGGCACCCCGCCAGACCGTGGCCAGCTCCTGCAGCTGGGTGCGGTCGGTGACGATGACGAAGTCCCAGGGCTGGCGGTTTTTGGCCGACGGCGCCCGCCAGCCGGCTTCGGCGATCCGGTTGAGGTCCTCCTCGGCGATCTCGCGCGCCTGGTACTCGCGCACGTTGCGCCGCGCGCAGATCGCGTCCCACGCATCCATCACGTTCCCTCCCGCTAGCCGTTTCCCCAAGTATCGACGAAGCTCTCCGCCTCGGCCGCCGAAGTTTGCGTGCGGGGAAATCGGGAAGGCCGTGGTGAACCAACCGGGCGGGCCGCTCGTGAACAACTGAATGCCCCCAAGTCAGAAAGGCGGGTAGCCGCCGTGGCAGAGAACCTGACGCCGCATTTCGAAGAGGTACAGGCCCACTACGACCTGTCAGATGACTTCTTCCGGTTGTTCCTCGACCCCACCATGACCTACAGCTGCGCGTACTGGGACCGCGGCCGAGATATCACCCTGGAAGAGGCGCAGCTGCGCAAGATGGATCTCTCGCTGGGCAAGCTGGGCCTGCGCCCGGGGATGACGCTGCTGGACGTGGGCTGCGGCTGGGGCGGCACGGCGCTGCGCGCGATCGAGAAGTACGACGTCAACGTCATCGGGCTGACCCTGTCGGAACACCAGGCCACGCACGTCCAGAAGCTTTTCGACGCGCTCGACACCCAACGCAGCCGGCGGGTCCTACTGCACGGCTGGGAGGAGTTCGACGAGCCGGTGGACCGGATCGTCTCCATCGGCGCCTTCGAGCACTTCGGGTACGACCGCTATGACGATTTCTTCGCGATGGCTCACCGCGTCCTGCCCGACGACGGGGTGATGTTGCTGCACACGATCACCATGCTGCCCCCGCAGCAGATCGTCGAGCGCGGACTGCCGATGACCGAGGAGCAGACGAGCTTCAACGAATTCATCGCCACCGAGATCTTCCCCGGCGGCCAGTTGCCGGCCATCGAGATCGTCGAGTTCCACGCGTCGAAGATGGGTTTCAACCTCAAACGCCGGCAGTCGCTGCAGCTGCACTACGCCCGGACCCTCGACCACTGGGCCGAGGCGCTGCAGGCCCACCACAGCGAGGCCGTCGCGATCCAGTCCGAAGAGGTCTATCAGCGCTACATGCGCTACCTGACCGGCTGCGCCGACGCGTTCCGCACCGGCTACATCGACATCAACCAGTTCACGCTGGCGAAGTAGGCGCCCCGTCCCGGGCGCCGGGGTTTATCGTGACAGCGCAATGCCGCTTCATCTGCACCGCGCCGAGCGCACCGATCTGTTGGCCGACGGTCTCGGCGCTCTGCTGGCCGATCCGCCGGCCGACCCGTTCGCCACCGACCTCGTCGTCGTCCCGGCGCGCGGGGTGGAGCGCTGGCTCAGCCAGCGGCTGTCGCACGTGCTCGGTCGCGCCGGCGGCGGCGGTGACGGGGTCTGCGCGGGGGTGGCCTTCCGCAGCCCCGGCTCGCTGATCGCCGAAATCGCCGGCACCGCCGACGACGATCCGTGGTCGCCCGACGCCATGGCGTGGCCGCTCCTGGAGGCGATCGACTGCTCGCTGGACGAACCGTGGTGCCGCACGCTGGCGACCCATGTCGGTCACTTCCACACCGGCGCGGAGGCCGAGCTGCGCCGGGGCCGTCGGTACGAGGTGGCGCGCCGGCTGGCCGGTCTGTTCGCCTCCTACGCCCGGCAGCGTCCGCAACTGCTGATCGACTGGCTGGACGGCGAATTGGGCGACCTCGACGAGGACCTGCGCTGGCAACCGGAGCTGTGGCGGGCGCTGGTCTCGCGGGTCGCGGCCGATCCACCGCACGTCCGCCACGGCAAGACCCTCGCGCGGCTGGCCGAGGCGCCCAGCGACCTACCCGCGCGGCTGTCGCTGTTCGGGCACACCCGGTTGTCGTGCACCGACTCCGAACTGCTGGCCGCGCTGGCCCTCCACCACGAGTTGCACCTGTGGCTGCCGCACCCCAGCGACCGGCTCTGGCGCGCGCTGGCCGGCACGCGCGGGGCGATCCCGCGCCGCGAGGACATCAGCCATCGCGCCGTGGGCCACCCGCTGCTCGCCACCCTGGGACGGGACCTGCGCGAGCTGCAGCGTGGCCTGCCGGCGGATCCGCAGACCGACGAGTACCTGCCCTCCGGGGCGCCCCCGGACACGCTGCTCGGCTGGGTGCAGTCCGACATCGCCGCCAACGCGGTCCGGCCGCAGGGCCGCGCGCTGGCCGACGACGACCGGTCGGTGCAGATCCACAACTGCCACGGCCCCGCCCGCCAGGTCGATGTGTTGCGCGAGGTGTTGCTCGGCCTGTTGGCCGACGACCCGACGCTCGAACCGCGCGACATCCTGGTGATGTGCCCGGACATCGAAACCTACGCACCGCTGATCGTGGCCGACTTCGGCCTCGGCGACGTGGTGCAGGGCGCGCACCCCGCACACCAGCTCCGGGTGCGGCTGGCGGATCGGTCACTGATCCAGACCAACCCGCTGCTGCAGGTGGCCGCCCAACTCCTGGGGCTCGCCGGCGGCAGGGTGACGGCCACCGAGGTGCTCAACCTGGCCCAGGCCGCGCCGGTGCGCGCCCGGTTCGGCTTCACCGACGACGATTTGGAGGCGCTCACCCGCTGGGTGCGCCAAGCCAACATCCGGTGGGGATTGGACCAGGAGCATCGGCGGCCCTACCACGTCGACTTCGTGCACAACACATGGCGTTTCGGCATCGACCGGATACTGGCCGGCATCGCGATGTCCGACGACTCGAACGCGTGGATCGACACCACGCTGCCGCTCGACGACGTGAGCAGCAATCGCGTCCCGCTGGCCGGCCAGTTCGCCGAATTCGTGGAGCGGCTGCGGCACGTGGTCGACTCCCTCAGTGGCACACGGACATTGACCGAGTGGCTGGACACCCTCGCCGGCGCCATCACGCTGTTGACGCGGGTGCAGGATGCCGAGGAGTGGCAGACCGGTCAGGTGCAGCGGGAGTTCGCCGCGGTCCTGGCGCAGGCCGGGTCAGGGGGCGACACGGTGCTGCGGCTGCCCGACATTCGCGCGCTGCTGAGCCGGCACCTCGCCGGGCGCCCGACGCGGGCCAACTTCCGCACCGGCACGCTGACGGTCTGCACGATGGTCCCGATGCGCTCGGTCCCCCACCGGGTGGTGTGCCTGGTCGGCCTCGACGACGGGTTGTTCCCGCGTCTCGGTGTCGTCGACGGGGACGACGCGCTGGCCCGGCGCCCGATGACCGGGGAACGCGACATCCGTTCCGAGGACCGGCAATTGCTGCTCGACGCGATCGGCGCCGCCACCGAGAAACTGGTGATCACCTACACCGGCGCCAACGAGTATTCGGGGCAGCCGCGGCCGCCCGCGGTGCCGCTGGCCGAGTTGCTGGACACCCTCGACATGACCACGCCGACCACGGTGCGCCACCGGATCGTCGTCGAGCATCCGTTGCAGCCGTTCGACATTCGCAACGTCATCCCCGGCGAACTGGTGCCGGGGGCGCCGTTCAGTTTCGACCCCACGGTGCTGCGCGCGGCGCGCGCGGCGAGCGGCGAACACACCGAACAACCCACGTTCATCGCGGCGCCGCTGCCGCCCCCGCCGGCCGACGACGTCAACCTCGCCGACCTCGTCGGCTTCTTCAAAGACCCGGTGAAGGGCTTCTTCCGCGCCCTGGACTTCACGCTGCCCTACGACGTCGACGGCGTCCAGGACGCCATGCCGGTCGACATCAACAGCCTCGAGGAGTGGACCGTCGGCGACCGGATGCTGGGCGACATCCTGCGCGGGATGAGCCCCGATGACGCGCGGCAGGCCGAGTGGCGCCGCGGCACACTGCCCCCGGGCCAACTGGGCTGGCGCAAGGTCACGGAGATTCGCGACCAGGCCGCGGCGCTGGCGCTCGAGGCGCTTCGGCATCGCCGCGACCACCAACTGGCCGCCGCCTATGACGTCGACATCGACCTGGGCGCCGGGCGCCGGCTCACCGGGACGGTGTCCCCCGTCTATGCCGACGCCCTGGTGTCGGTCACCTATTCGAGGCTGGACGGCAAGCACCTGCTCGAATCGTGGATTCCGTTGCTGGCGTTGATCGCTCACGACCCCGGCCGCGACTGGTCGGCGGCGTGCATCGGCCGCATGCGCCGGGGCACCAGCATCCGGGCCGAAGGGCTGGGACCGCCGGCTGGTGATCCCGTCGAGGTGCTGCGCGAGCTGGTGACGATCTACGACGCGGGTCGCCGGGAGCCGATTCCGTTGCCCATCAAGACGTCCTACGCGTGGGCAGCCGCCCGGTACGGCGGCGACGACCCGGCGGCCGAGGCGCGGCGCCGGTGGAAGTCCGGCGACCGCTTCCCCGGCGAGGACCAGGCGCCGGCGCACGTGCGGGCGTGGGGGCGCGGCGCGCCGCTGGACGACCTGATGCAACCGGTGCGGCCCGGCGAGGAATGCGACGGCGAGGACAACCGGCTCGGCGCGTATGCGTCCCGGCTATGGCTGCCCATGCTGCGCGCCGAGCGGAAGCTCACCTGATGGAACGTTTCGACCTGTTGGGCCCGCTGCCGGCCGAGCGCTCCACGACCGTGCTGGAGGCCAGCGCGGGCACCGGCAAGACGTTCGCGCTGGCCGGCCTGGTGACGCGGTATCTCGCCGACGGCGCGGCGAGCCTGGAACAGATGTTGCTCATCACGTTCGGCCGCGCCGCCAGCCAGGAGCTGCGCGAGCGTGTCCGCTGCCAAATCGTCGACGCCGTACGCGCTTTCGCCGACCCGTCGACGGTCGGCGACAACCAGTTGGTGGCCTACCTGCTGGACGGCACCGACGAGCAGCGCGCGGCGCGCCAACAGCGCCTGCGCGACGCGCTGGCCGGCTTCGACGCGGCGACCATCGCCACCACCCACCAGTTCTGCCAGCTGGTGCTGCGTTCACTCGGCGTGGCCGGCGACACGGCCGCGAGCGTAACCCTGCTCGACAGCCTCGACGACCTGGTGACCGAGATCGTCGACGACCTGTACCTGGCGCACTTCGGGCAGGAACGCGACGACCCGGCGCTGCACTACTCCGAGGCGCTGCGGCTGGCCCGCGAGGTGGTCAACAACCCGTCGACCCAGCTACGGCCGCGCGACCCGGACCCGGATTCGCGGGCCGCCATCTGCCTGCGGTTCGCCAATGACGTTCTGGCCGAGCTGGATACGCGCAAACGCCGGCTGGGCGTGCTCGGCTACGACGACCTGCTGACCCGGCTGGCCGACGCGCTGGCCACCGACAACTCCCCCGCCCGGCTGCGCATGCATCAGCGCTGGCCGATCGTCATGGTCGACGAATTCCAGGACACCGACCCGGTGCAATGGCAGGTGATCGACCGCGCGTTCAGCGGACGCTCCACGGTGATCCTGATCGGCGACCCCAAACAGGCGATCTACGCGTTCCGCGGGGGCGACATCGTGACCTACCTGCGGGCGGCCGAGACGGCGGGCCGGCGCAAGACGCTGGACACCAACTGGCGCAGCGATTCCGCGCTGGTGGCGCGGCTGCAGGTGGTGCTGCGCGGCGCCCAGCTCGGTGACCCCGCGATCGTGGTGAACGACGTCGACGCGCATCACCGCGGCCATCGGCTCGCCGGCGCGCCCCACAACGACCCGTTCCGGCTGCGCGTCGTGGCGCGAACCACCCTGGGGCGCCGCGGCATTCAGAACCTGCCCATCGACGAGCTGCGCGAGCACATCGGCGCCGATCTCGCCGCCGACATCCGCGCCCTGCTCGCCGCCGGCGCCACCTTCGACGGTAAACCGCTGCAGGCCCGCGACATCGCCGTCATCGTGGAACGGCACCGGGACGCGCACGCTTGCTTTTCGGCGCTGTGCGCCGCGGGCGTTCCGGCGGTCTACACCGGCAACACCGACGTGTTCACCTCCGAGGCAGCCGAGGATTGGTTGTGCCTGCTGGAGGCCTTCGACCAACCGCACCGGCCCGGCATGGTGCGCGCCGCCGCGGCGACGATGTTCTTCGGTGAGACCGCCCAAACGCTGGCGGCCGGTGGCGACGCGCTGACGGATCGGATCGCGAAAACGCTGCGCGAGTGGGCCGGTCACGCCCGCGAACGTGGCGTCGCCGCCATCTTCGAGGCCGCCCAGCTGCTCGGGATGCGGGACCGCGTGCTCGGCTGGCAGGGCGGCGAGCGACACATGACCGACCTGGCGCACGTCACTCAGCTGCTGCAGGACGTCGCGCACCGCGAGCACTACAGCCTGCCGGCGCTGCGTGACTGGCTGCGCCGGCAACGCGACGAGCGCAGCGGCGCGCCCGAACGCAACCGCCGCCTCGACAGCGACGCCGCCGCCGTCCAGATCATGACCGTGTTTGTCAGCAAGGGACTGCAATACCCGATCGTGTACCTGCCGTTCGCCTTCAACCGCAACACCCAGGACAGCGACGTGGTGCTGTTCCACGACGAGGACGGCGCGCGTTGTCTGCACGTCGGCGGCAGGGACAGCCCCGACTTCAAAACCGTTGAGCGGCTGGGCCGTAAAGAGGATGCCAGCGACGACAGCAGGCTGACCTACGTCGCGTTGACCAGGGCGCAGACCCAGGTGGTGGCGTGGTGGTCACCGGCGTACTACGAGCCCAACGGCGGCCTGTCGCGGCTGCTGCGCGGTCGCCGGCCCGGCGATCCCGTCGTTCCGGACCGCTGCGAGCCCGCGAAGGTCTCCGACGACGACGCCCTGGCCCGGTTGCGCGAGTGGGAGGCCGCCGGCGGGCCGGTCATCGAGGACGCGGTGGTGGCGCCCGCCCCGGCGCTGCCGCCCGCGCCGGTGCCCCGGAACCTGGACAGCCGCCACTTCCACCGCGCCATCGACACCACTTGGCGGCGCACCTCCTATTCGGGCCTGATCAGGGTGGCCCAGGCCGACGGCGTCAGCAGCGAACCCGACGTCGCCGGGATCGACGACGAGGTCGGCGACATCCCGTTGGCCTCACTGGTCGCCGGGCCGGACGTGCCCTCGCCGATGGCGGACCTTCCGGCGGGCGCGACCTTCGGCTCCCTGGTCCATGCCGTGCTGGAGACCGCCGACCCGTTCGCCGCGGATCTGGCCGCCGAGCTGGAGGCACACATCCGGGAGCATTCGGGGTGGTGGCCGGTCGACGTCGCCCCCGCGGAGCTGGCCGCGGCCATGGTGCCGATGCACGACACGCCGCTGGGCGCCCTGGCGGGCGGGCTGACGCTGCGCCACATCGGGCTCTCGGATCGGTTGCGGGAACTGGACTTCGAGCTTCCGCTGGCCGGCGGTGATCGCCCGGCGGCGGGACCGGAAGCCCGCCTGGCAGATCTGGCGCCGCTGCTGCGCGAGCACCTGCCAGCCGACGATCCGCTGGCGTCGTATGCCGACCGGCTGTCGGACCGGGCGCTCGGTGATCAATCGTTGCGCGGGTACCTCACCGGGTCGATCGACGCGGTGCTGCGCATTCCCGACGGTCCCGGACACCGCTACGTCGTGGTGGACTACAAGACCAACCGGCTCGGGGATCCGGAACGGCCGCTGACGGCCGCCGACTACGACCGCCCGCGGATGGCGGAGGCGATGCTGCACTCGGACTATCCGCTGCAGGCGTTGCTGTACTGCGCGGTGCTGCACCGGTTCTTACGGTGGCGGGTAGGCGATTACGACCCGGCCCGCCACCTCGGCGGCGTCCTCTACCTGTTCGTGCGCGGCATGTGCGGCGCGGACACCCCGGTGCTCGACGGGCACCCGTGCGGCGTCTTCAGTTGGCGCCCGCCGCCAGCGTTGATCACCGACCTGTCGGACCTGCTCGACGCCCGGGGGGTGCCGGTATGAGGGGGGAGATGACGGCTGGGGTCGCGTTCGCGACCGGATTGCTGCGCACCTTCAGTGAGGCCGGTGTCTTCGAGGCCGCGGATATCCATGTGGCGCAACGACTCACCACGCTCACCGGTGAGTCCGACGAGCGGGTGGCCCTGGCGGTCGCGCTGGTCGTGCGCGCGCTGCGGAGTGGTTCGGTGTGCGTCGATCTCCGCACCGCACCCGCGCAGGTCGGCGAGGCCGTCCTGCCGTGGCCCGGCGCCGACGACTGGCTGGCGGCGGTGCGGGCGAGCACCCTGCTCGGGCCGCCATCGGTGCTGCGGTTCTTCGGGGATCTGCTGTACTTCGACCGGTACTGGCTCGAGGAGGAGCAGGTGTGCACCGACCTGCTCGCCCTGTCGGCTCCGCCGATCGTCGTCGAACCATCCAGCTACGAAAGGCTTTTCGAGCCCGGATACGAAGAGCAGCGCGCGGCCGCCGAAATCGCGGTATCGCAGGCGGTGACGGTGCTGACCGGCGGCCCCGGCACCGGCAAGACCACCACGATCGCGCGGCTGCTAGCCCTGCTCGTCGAGCACACCGAGCTGGCCGGGCTGCCGCCGCCCCGGATCGCCCTGGCGGCACCGACCGGCAAGGCGGCGGCGCGGCTGGCCGAGGCGGTGGCCACGGGAGCCCAGCGGCTCGACGCGGTGGACCGGGCCCGGCTGGCCGGGCTGCCGGGCACCACCCTGCACCGGCTGCTGGGTCCGCGGCCGGATACGTCGGTGCGGTTCAAGCACAATCGCACCAACCGGCTGCCGCACGACGTCGTCGTGGTCGACGAGACGTCGATGGTGTCGTTGACCATGATGGCCCGTCTTGCCGAGGCGGTCAGGCCGGACTCCCGGCTGATTCTGGTCGGCGACCCGGACCAGTTGGCGTCGGTGGAGGCGGGCGCCGTGCTGGCCGACCTGGTGGACGGCCTGGCCGACCGCGACGACGTGCGGGTCGCCGCCCTGCGCACCCCGCACCGATACGGCACGTCGATCGGCGCACTGGCCGCCGCGATCCGGGACGGCGACGCGGACCGCGTGGTGGAGTTGCTGGCGGCCGGCGGGGAGCACATCGAATGGGTGGACTCCGGGCGCCCGGCCGACCGGCTGCGCGAGGTACTCGTCGCGCACGCGCTGCGGCTGCGGTCGGCGGCGCTGCTGGGCGCGGCCGACGAGGCGTTGGCGACCCTGGACGAACACCGGCTGCTGTGCGCGCACCGCGCGGGTCCGTACGGGGCGACGCACTGGAACACGCTGGTGCAGAAGTGGATTGCCGAAGCGACGGGGCAGCCCGCCTGGTCGCAGTGGTACGCCGGGCGTCCGCTGCTGGTGACGGCCAACGACTACGGGCTGCGGCTCTACAACGGTGACACCGGCGTGGCGGTGGCCGGCGTGGACGGGCTGCGAGCGGTCATCGCCGGCGCGAGCGGACCGCTAGACTTCGCGACCAGCCGCCTCGGCGAGGTGGAAACGATGCACGCCATGACCATCCACAAAAGTCAGGGCAGCCAGGCCGACGAGGTGACCGTGTTGATACCGCCGGAGGATTCGCGACTGCTGACGCGGGAGCTGTTCTACACGGCCGTGACCCGGGCGCAGACCAGGGTGCGGGTGGTCGGTCCCGAGGCCTCGGTGCGCGCGGCGATCGAGCGACGGGCGATGCGGGCCACCGGATTGCGGCAGCGGCTGCGGGCCGACGCCGCCGCGACGTGACGGCCGACGGGGACGGCACCGACGGTCCCGGCCCGACATCCCAACCCGTCTCGCGGCGGGGCCCGGTCGTGCGGCTCGCCGTGTTCGCCGCCTTTCTCGCGGTGGTGTTCTATCTGGTGGCCGTCGCACACGTCATCGACATCGAGGAGATCCGGCGGGTGGTGTCGGCCACCGGGCCGGCGGCACCGCTGACGTACGTCGTGGTCTCGGCGGTGGCCGGGTCGCTGTTCGTGCCGGGCTCGATTCTGGCCGCGGGCAGCGGGTTGCTGTTCGGGCCGCTACTGGGCGTGTTTGTGACGCTGGGCGCGACGGTGGGCACCGCGATCGTGGCGAGTTTCGTCGGCCGCCGGGCCGGCCGCGACAGCGCCCGGGCGCTGCTGGGCGCGCAGCGCGCCGACCGCATCGATGCCCTGATCGGGCGGCGGGGCCTGTGGGCGGTGGTCGGGCAGCGGTTCGTCCCCGGCATCTCGGATGCGCTGGCCTCGTACGCGTTCGGTGCGTTCGGAGTCCCGTTGTGGCAGATGGCCGTTGGCGCGTTCATCGGTTCGGTGCCGCGGGCCTTCGTCTACACCGCGCTGGGCGCCTCGATCGGCAACCGGTCATCGCCGCTGGCCTACGCGGCGATCGCGGTGTGGTGCGTGAGCGCCATCGTCGGCGCATTCGCCGCGCACCGGGGGTACCGGAAATGGCGCGGGCACGCCGGGCAAGGCGCGGAAAACTCTTCGCCCGAGTCGGGTTTCGAAGCGCACTAGTGAATCTTGGTCGCTGGTAGGCACAAGATTCGAAAGCGGGCTTCGGGCGGCCGAAACTTGTCGGTGGCGGCTGCGATGATGACGTCATGTCTTCGATCGCATCTGCTGACGCCGAGGTGGTGACTGCGAGCGACCGCCTTGAGGTGTTGTTCGAGGAGTTGGCGGAGTTGGCCGGTCAGCGCAATGCGATTGATGGGCGCATCGTGCAGATCGTCGCCGAGATCGATCGCGACCAATTGTGCGGTGTGACGGGTGCGCGGTCGGTGCCGGCGTTGGTGGCCTGGAAGTTGGGCTGCTCGTCGGGCAATGCCCACACGATCAGCACCATCGCTGGCCGGCTGGAGGAGTTTCCCCGCTGCGCGGCAGGCATGCGCGAGGGTCGGCTGTCGGCCGATCAGGTCGGGGTGATCGCCGCACACGCGGGCCAGGGATCTGATGACCATTACGCCCAGCTGGCCGCGGTCGCCACGGTCAATCAGCTGCGCACCGCGGTCAAGCTGGAACCGCGTCCTGACCCCGAACCCCGGCCCGAGCGTGAGCGTTCGTTCACCACGACCACCACCGAGGCGGGCAGCTGTTATCGGATCACACTTCCGCACCACGATGCG
The sequence above is drawn from the Mycobacterium marseillense genome and encodes:
- the recB gene encoding exodeoxyribonuclease V subunit beta produces the protein MERFDLLGPLPAERSTTVLEASAGTGKTFALAGLVTRYLADGAASLEQMLLITFGRAASQELRERVRCQIVDAVRAFADPSTVGDNQLVAYLLDGTDEQRAARQQRLRDALAGFDAATIATTHQFCQLVLRSLGVAGDTAASVTLLDSLDDLVTEIVDDLYLAHFGQERDDPALHYSEALRLAREVVNNPSTQLRPRDPDPDSRAAICLRFANDVLAELDTRKRRLGVLGYDDLLTRLADALATDNSPARLRMHQRWPIVMVDEFQDTDPVQWQVIDRAFSGRSTVILIGDPKQAIYAFRGGDIVTYLRAAETAGRRKTLDTNWRSDSALVARLQVVLRGAQLGDPAIVVNDVDAHHRGHRLAGAPHNDPFRLRVVARTTLGRRGIQNLPIDELREHIGADLAADIRALLAAGATFDGKPLQARDIAVIVERHRDAHACFSALCAAGVPAVYTGNTDVFTSEAAEDWLCLLEAFDQPHRPGMVRAAAATMFFGETAQTLAAGGDALTDRIAKTLREWAGHARERGVAAIFEAAQLLGMRDRVLGWQGGERHMTDLAHVTQLLQDVAHREHYSLPALRDWLRRQRDERSGAPERNRRLDSDAAAVQIMTVFVSKGLQYPIVYLPFAFNRNTQDSDVVLFHDEDGARCLHVGGRDSPDFKTVERLGRKEDASDDSRLTYVALTRAQTQVVAWWSPAYYEPNGGLSRLLRGRRPGDPVVPDRCEPAKVSDDDALARLREWEAAGGPVIEDAVVAPAPALPPAPVPRNLDSRHFHRAIDTTWRRTSYSGLIRVAQADGVSSEPDVAGIDDEVGDIPLASLVAGPDVPSPMADLPAGATFGSLVHAVLETADPFAADLAAELEAHIREHSGWWPVDVAPAELAAAMVPMHDTPLGALAGGLTLRHIGLSDRLRELDFELPLAGGDRPAAGPEARLADLAPLLREHLPADDPLASYADRLSDRALGDQSLRGYLTGSIDAVLRIPDGPGHRYVVVDYKTNRLGDPERPLTAADYDRPRMAEAMLHSDYPLQALLYCAVLHRFLRWRVGDYDPARHLGGVLYLFVRGMCGADTPVLDGHPCGVFSWRPPPALITDLSDLLDARGVPV
- the recC gene encoding exodeoxyribonuclease V subunit gamma, whose product is MPLHLHRAERTDLLADGLGALLADPPADPFATDLVVVPARGVERWLSQRLSHVLGRAGGGGDGVCAGVAFRSPGSLIAEIAGTADDDPWSPDAMAWPLLEAIDCSLDEPWCRTLATHVGHFHTGAEAELRRGRRYEVARRLAGLFASYARQRPQLLIDWLDGELGDLDEDLRWQPELWRALVSRVAADPPHVRHGKTLARLAEAPSDLPARLSLFGHTRLSCTDSELLAALALHHELHLWLPHPSDRLWRALAGTRGAIPRREDISHRAVGHPLLATLGRDLRELQRGLPADPQTDEYLPSGAPPDTLLGWVQSDIAANAVRPQGRALADDDRSVQIHNCHGPARQVDVLREVLLGLLADDPTLEPRDILVMCPDIETYAPLIVADFGLGDVVQGAHPAHQLRVRLADRSLIQTNPLLQVAAQLLGLAGGRVTATEVLNLAQAAPVRARFGFTDDDLEALTRWVRQANIRWGLDQEHRRPYHVDFVHNTWRFGIDRILAGIAMSDDSNAWIDTTLPLDDVSSNRVPLAGQFAEFVERLRHVVDSLSGTRTLTEWLDTLAGAITLLTRVQDAEEWQTGQVQREFAAVLAQAGSGGDTVLRLPDIRALLSRHLAGRPTRANFRTGTLTVCTMVPMRSVPHRVVCLVGLDDGLFPRLGVVDGDDALARRPMTGERDIRSEDRQLLLDAIGAATEKLVITYTGANEYSGQPRPPAVPLAELLDTLDMTTPTTVRHRIVVEHPLQPFDIRNVIPGELVPGAPFSFDPTVLRAARAASGEHTEQPTFIAAPLPPPPADDVNLADLVGFFKDPVKGFFRALDFTLPYDVDGVQDAMPVDINSLEEWTVGDRMLGDILRGMSPDDARQAEWRRGTLPPGQLGWRKVTEIRDQAAALALEALRHRRDHQLAAAYDVDIDLGAGRRLTGTVSPVYADALVSVTYSRLDGKHLLESWIPLLALIAHDPGRDWSAACIGRMRRGTSIRAEGLGPPAGDPVEVLRELVTIYDAGRREPIPLPIKTSYAWAAARYGGDDPAAEARRRWKSGDRFPGEDQAPAHVRAWGRGAPLDDLMQPVRPGEECDGEDNRLGAYASRLWLPMLRAERKLT
- a CDS encoding cyclopropane mycolic acid synthase family methyltransferase, which gives rise to MAENLTPHFEEVQAHYDLSDDFFRLFLDPTMTYSCAYWDRGRDITLEEAQLRKMDLSLGKLGLRPGMTLLDVGCGWGGTALRAIEKYDVNVIGLTLSEHQATHVQKLFDALDTQRSRRVLLHGWEEFDEPVDRIVSIGAFEHFGYDRYDDFFAMAHRVLPDDGVMLLHTITMLPPQQIVERGLPMTEEQTSFNEFIATEIFPGGQLPAIEIVEFHASKMGFNLKRRQSLQLHYARTLDHWAEALQAHHSEAVAIQSEEVYQRYMRYLTGCADAFRTGYIDINQFTLAK
- a CDS encoding nitroreductase family protein: MDAWDAICARRNVREYQAREIAEEDLNRIAEAGWRAPSAKNRQPWDFVIVTDRTQLQELATVWRGAGHIAAAPAAIAIVAPVPPDERRVVTDNYDIGQATMAMMIAATDLGIGTGHSSVGDQEKARAILGVPDDHLVAFLLGVGYPADRPLRPIRTPNRRPFSEVVHHGRW
- a CDS encoding class I SAM-dependent methyltransferase translates to MHDHQGDYGVDGSFHRFSARTQAIGIGAQAAALAVWAGIGWARGKRLRAALAAVSSAGIAGNALLYIYATRSGKFVVWDRVLSDLRLTGDETVLDLGCGRGAVLLAAAKRLPRGRAIGVDLWQADQTDNSQQATLANAVAEGVADRIEVHTADMTALPLPDESVDVIVSNLAIHNIGGHAGRRQALDEAARVLRPGGRLAIADLWETRQHAERLRELGWRSVRRRNLGWRMWYGGPWFATRLVTATKPG